The region TTCCCCAGTAATGATAAATCGTTGCTAGTTTTCCCAGCTGACAAGTCAAAAAGCAGGTTTTTAACATGTCAGCCTTCAGTCTGGGCTCTGTAAATCCAGTAAGCTGAGCAAACACCTGCCTAATATTTAGTCCTTGTTACCACAAATTCAAGCTTCTCACATTAATTTGTTAATTTGATTTGCAAAAGTCCTCTTAAGGTAGGTAAATATTACCTCCATATTACTGATGGAGAACTGAAGTGTAGGGCAGGCTGAAAGTAGCTTTACAGAAAGTAGCATTAAAGAAAGGTCTTCCAGACAATCGGCAAGTCTTAATCTCAGAATTTAATCAAGTATTTTTCATGTTACTCTAAGTGATAGCTTTATTGACAAAGTGTCTCTAACTGAATTTACTTTTTCCTCTGGGGCCCAGCATGGTTTACTATCCTTAGTAACACAGGGAGTTAACATGTACAGTGGCAAAGTCCTATATTTATATTAAACCATAATTCTAAGtggaattttgtttaaaaacaacccTGTTGTGATATTTGGAGTATATGACATGGGTTAATGGCTGAAAAGATTATAGGTTTATTGATCACACATAATCCCTAAATGTTTTTTGAACTGCACATAGGAATTGCTTAATCTGCTGCTGGAACTACATGTGAGCTGGAAGACAGCAGCTGTCAGAGAGCTCCGAGCATGATTACGTGACAGTTGAGAGGGAAAGGTAAAAGAGGTCTCTTTCCCTTGCCAAAATCTCTTGAGTCTAAAATCTAACTACCTACTGAAGTACAGTAGCAACTTAAAGAAGAAAGGCCACattggaaaaggaaaactgaaagtcATATTATTAAGGAAAGAGATGTGAAAATGAACTTGCCACattctttttgtgtttaatttgtATGTTTTCCTGCTTCTCAGTGTAATTAAGCCCTCAGTAGAGCTATCCAAAAtcaatatataaaatacagcTGCTAAACTCTCCATCAGTTTCTGTACTCACATgaccttttttattctttccttctgatATAAGACAAAGTCAAGGTATGAAGCAGACAAAGCCAAATGGAAATATAGGTACTATGTAGTAGGATAATCCCAGAACTTTTACATAAATTGGCTGATAAGACGACTCTGCAGTACTGTTTTCTGCATGGACTGTTTTCCTGGTAAAACGGTGGTTAAGCTTTGTCCAGCAAGACAAGACTTCACAGTTATTTGGAGGTGGGTAAATAAGCAGCTTGAAGACTAAGGTCGAGCCTGCATCTTGATTGTCTCGAAGGCTAAACTCTAGGAcctgatcagaaaaaaaataattcacaagAACTGGCTGTCCTAAATACTTTGTTTTGGTCATTCTGTGAATGCCACCACTAGTTCGCTTAATTACAGGGAAAGACAGTGATAAAAACACGGTAAACCCATCAGATTGTTCAGTAAATTCAATTATTATTGTGCAGTACAGGAGGTCTTGTCATGAACAAGATTCTTTAGGctataagaagaaaataaacaaatggtGTATGTCCCAGTGGTTTTGCAGATAGCACAGCAATTATGTTCACCCGCTGAATAATCACTGGGGAAAAATTATAAAGCATTGATTAATGTGTAAGCAAGAATGCTACCCAGAATTTTATTTATCTCAGGAACACTTCAGTCACTCCTGATTCAGTCAAATGCTAGAAAACACCCTTTTGCTCTCCTGTCAAGGTAACTTACTGTATTAGATGTTTCCCAAAATATTGAGAGAGTTACATACGTATAAGTCTCCAGGAAAGCCTTTGAAGGAAGGCTACTAATGTCCTTGTTCTTGAAAGAATATCCTCATATTGTCACACGGTATTAGTGATGTTGCCATTTGTCTTTCCTGGCTATAGAGTTTTGCGCGCATTGCTCATCTGCAGTCATTCATCTGCGTCTCTTTGGGCACTTTAACTTACATTCAGCGAATTTCTCTGGCAGAAGCCTGACAGCGATCACTCTTTCAAGTTAGGCTGGGGtttgctgtggggctggtgtggggaaAGAGAGGCAGTGAAGCAGTTTTTACAGTGGACCTTTGCTGACCCCTCTGGTTGGTCGGACTGCTTGAGCTGGTTATGCTGGATTTTGGGCAATTTTGAGAAGCTCCATTCCTATACCAGTGTGTGGGATTGTGCCTTGAACATAATGGTAATACACAATTGTAGTGCTTTATTGTATCTCTTTCAGGTGGCTGTGGAGTCCACTGTTGACTGAGTAGTGATATTTCTCAACATGCGAACTGGATTTAATTTGTAGCTTAAGAAATCCAGAACCTGTGTATtagaacttctttcttttcatatgTTCTCTTCTTCATATAGGTAGTGTTCAGGAGTGTGTGAAAAGTGACAAAGGACACAACTTCAAGGTGTAAATcttaatttctgaaattttgGGTTAAAGCTTGCTCACTGCTCAGgaacaaatgcattttctatTAGCAGTAGGAAATACTCTCACTGCAATCTAAACCAGAACATgggatgtgaaagaaaaaacaagtaaaatatcTTCAAACAATATCACTGTTGAAACATGGTTGAAATGGTTATTTGCTATATAATAGCAATATAATATATTTGTCTAAATTTGACTCACTTATCATAGACTGAAATAAAGTCTGTTGTCTCATTAAAATGGGCCATTAAGGCCAAAGACTGGTATGTAAGGCTGGTATGTAACTCACTGTAGATGCAGCTAAAATACAGGAAACAACACATGCTACCTGGagttgaatttttctttttgacaatCTTTCAGTAGTAACATAGCAAGATTTAATAATCATCAATTGTAGGTCTTAATTAAGTGCTAGTAATCACTTACTACTGTGATAGTGGAATGGAAATAGCTACATGATGATTTAAGGGCTGTTTATAGGAGCAACTGCTCCTGAATAAGCATAAAACTTTTCTTATTTGTCTCTGAGATTCAAATTGAAAAAGACCATAAGAAATGCATggcagatgttttatttttgaggaTCTTGCTTTTGTTATAGATTGGCTTCAATTTTTTTGGAGTTAATAATGTTTGCAATGTTTGTAGTTAATAATGTTTACAGTAGTACGTTCAACTGTAGGGATATTTTGTGTAATATGTGAttgcatgttaaaaataaaagttgatgcaaacaaaaaaattaaattagatcACTGACAATTTTTGTATATAAATAATCCATTGTACATACCATCAGTTTAATTGCATATGCAGATCAAAAATCCTCATTTGAAAACAAGCATCTTAATATTCAGTTTATATTCATGTCAAAATCTGTTGAGACATACAATAGTTTTTTGATAATTAACAGTGGGAAAACCATAGAAGTCTTGAAGTTTGATTTAGATAAGTACCAGCAATATGGATGTTTATCCATGCTACACATATCTCTCAAGTGTTCTTGCAAAATTGCTTGTTTTTCAGGCCTTAAGGGAAGCTGGACATGTATTGTAATTCTGTACTTGGTTCCCACTAGACTTcacaagaacagagaaaaatgagaagaaaattactCATTCATTTTCGAGTTTCCTCACAGAGGAGTTTAAGTTGAGGTTTTTGTTCTGTCTGGTTTCCTTATAATAGAGGTAGCTGCAAAGCTGGAAGAGTTCTATGTGTTTGACTAATTAATAGAGTAATTCAGATCTAGATGTGAATCTTTTAGGTCCTTTTTTGTGCAAATTGCTTGAATCTTCAGAGTTTTCTAATCTGTGATGTTAGTAAGCTTCTACTGCAGGCCTAATGATGGATGCCTTGGAGACCTGTGATAGTAATTATGCTCTGAGCTTTTTCTCAGGGTGTCTGGCTCTTTGTGGTAGGTTAGGAACTTGGTCCCCATCATCAAACATTACCAACTCAACTGTAATGAAATAAGAAGCTGCTTACTGCATGACATGAAAAAGCTGCTCTTAGCAGTGTTTGTGTGATGATGCTAAGCAGGTTTGGAGCTGGAAGTTGGCCGTTTCCTTGTTAAGGTATTTTAATCAATCCCACTACGATGTTTTCTCAATGCTAGAATTCTGCCAAACATCTGGCTGGGAAGTTGTCCTCGGCAGCTGGAGCACGTCACCGTGAAGCTGAAGCACGAGCTGGGTGTTACGGCTGTGATGAACTTCCAGACCGAATGGGACGTTGTTCAGAATTCTTGGGGCTGCAACCGCTACCCGGAACCCATGAGCCCTGAAATTCTCATTAAACTGTATAAAGAGGAAGGTCTTGCCTATGTCTGGATGCCAACCCCAGACATGAGCACTGAAGGTAATGCTTAGGTCAATTTTGCAGTAAATTAATAGTAACAAACACTTTAAGTTACTAATCTGCCActttcatggctttttttttttccctgtgtaaattttgcttaaaaatatagCTAACACAGGAGGTATAATTTCTCTATGTGTTGTCTCTAACAAATTACTCGCATTTTCTTGTAGGCGGAGAAGCCATAAAAAGTACTTTGTGTCTGGCAGTTTATGTGTATTTGAGTTTAAAGTCATCCACATTGATAACTGCttggctgttttttctttcagcttgaATTCAGCCTGTATAATGAAAATATGTCGTGTAGGTGGAAGACTGCAAGCTTGCACAGCAGGACAGCTTGCCAGCCTTGCTGGTTATAAATGGAGAGACagtgctgtgtgtctgtctctgCTATCCCCTTCCCCCAACAAATACTTTTTCTGTGACTATAGTATCCCAGGTTGATAAATCTCCATAGATTCTtttatatattcatttttaattaatttggaATACCCGTAGCACCTGATATTGAACataaatcattattatttttaattcctccATTGGAATGCTCAGTTCAAAATCTTGTTCCCAACCAGTAGgttagaaagtgtgcgttttTTCAAGTGAATGTGATAgtcatagaatgatttgggttggaagggaccttaaagttCCTTTAGTTCCAACACCTCTGCCATAAGCAgtgacaccttccactagaccaggttgctcaaagccccatccaacctggcctggaacactgccagggatggggcatccacagcttctctgggcagcccgttccagtgcttcaccaccctcatggtgaagaatttcttccttatatctaatctaaatctacactctttcagtttaaagccattaccccttgttttATCACTACTTGCTCTTGTagaaagtccctctccagctttcttgcagGTCTCcattaggtactggaaggctgttACAAGGTCTTCtgagagccttctcttctccaggctgaacaaccccagcttcctcagcctgtcttcataagagagctgctccagccctctgatcatctttgtggcctcctctggaccctttccaacaggtccatgtccttcttatgttgggggccccagagctggatgcagtactccaggtggggtctcacaagagtggagtagaggggaataATCATCTCCTTCCACCTGCTGATCATGCTTCTTTTGAATGTAGCCCAGGATATGATTTGCTACCTGCCTACCAGCAGAAGAAAGTGCTTTCCATAGAGTGAAATACTGCTGCCACAAATAGAGAACTGTCATATCAGTAACAGGACATCAGGGAAAATAGGACACCTTAAAACAGCGATTTGAAAGGGCTTAATGTCAGTCCTCATCTGTGCCATGAGGAAAAGTTAGGCTCTGATGCAGCTTAGTTCCCAGGGTAACAGAGGTAACAGGGAGAAAGGCATCAGGAAATAAGGAGTATTCATCCCTTTGGGAGCGACAAATGCTATTCCGTGTTGTTGAACCATATGCGTAGTACACAATTTAATCATAACACTATTAAGTTGTACAGGAGAATACTCTTCTGATCTCCCTCTCTAACTTATTATTGCCATAATGGTCTTCATTACAATGTTTTTGAAAGCAGCAGTATATAGCTAGCTTCACAAACCTCCAGTACTAAAAACATTTCATATTTAGCTTACTAACTTAAATGCTATGTAAGATGTGCTCTTTGATGTGATTTGCTGCCTTGTCTCAGTCCCTTTGAAAATGAACATACCACACACATCCAGTGTTAATCAGAATGTATATTTGGAGAAGACTTGGTGAATTTTACAGATTTTGTGTGATCTGAATCTATgttgcaagaaaaaacaaagttagGGTAGAaggccatttaaaaaaaaaaaaaaaaattccaaatatGTCAGGTTTGCCATTATGATTTACAGTTCATCAAGCTGTACAGACAATCTCATCCGTGAACCTAGCTTTCTCAAATGCAAATGAACATGCCTTGTTTTTAACCTTAGGAAGAATACAGATGTTGCCACAAGCTGTCTTCCTCTTGCACGGGCTGCTGGAGAATGGACACACTGTCTACGTTCATTGCAACGCTGGCGTTGGCAGGTCTACAGCTGCTGTCAGTGGCTGGCTGAAGTACGTGATGGGATGGAGCCTGCGGAAAGTGCAGTACTTTTTGGCTTCCCGGAGACCAGCTGTCTACATAGATGAGGAAGCTCTGAATTGTGCTGAACCCGATTTCTACCAGAAATTTGGGCATCTCCGTTCCTCATGCAAAATACTAGAGTAGAAAAGCAGAAGGCGGCAGGGAAATTGAAGAGGAATCCTTACATTTGCACCTCAAGAACTTAGAAATCCTGAGTCAGATGCCTGTCTCTATTATTCAGATTATAAGCTTGTCATAAAAGTCATgagaattttgtttaaaaagtgcCTTTGAGggtttttattctctttctttacACTGGTATAGTTCATGTTTTCAAGCCTTTTGCTGCAAGTATGAGACCTAGAAACTCTgcaaagggaaattaaaattttcttttaactgcTTTCCTACAGGAACTGAGATTTTAGGGCAGACACTAAATAAGATGTGAGGTGAAATAGTTAGAGTTGGTAATACTTCAGTGACAAGAAAGAGAaggcattttcagaaaaaaagatacaaaggtTGACTGAATTAAGGTTCAGGTTAGGATGAGGCTGATCATTGTCAGCTGCTCAGTTATTTTAGGCGGAGTATACattatttaagtattttctaTTAATTCTGCAGACAACAGGtattaatgagaaataaacagaaggaAACTGTTTTTTCAACTcagtttcttaaagaaaaagctAATGTCTGGTGCACTGAACTAAAATTCTCTCTCTTTGCCTATCTTGTTAATGTTAAATATAATGAGCAACAGCTGTACTTTTTTATGACATTGGGGTTATGCAGGGATATGGCATGAAGAGAGGAAACAGCTCTACTTATGTTGTTGGGAAGGACTGCTTGTTATTATGTTATCCCAGGCTGTGAGATCTCCAAGTCAAAGACACATTTTGCTTGTCTGGTCTGTGCAGTGCTGTACAGAGGGCTCCCTGGCTGCCAAGGCAACCTCAGCTGTAACCACTGGGCTAAAACAGGGCCTGTAGAAAGTGCATGATAAGCCTCTGCACATGATTGACACCACAGCCTCTGTGTTGCTGACCTAGATTGATTCTTTCACTATAGCGAAGGTCCCTCCTTGTGCAAGCAGTGCATGGATGTGCACAGATGCTAGACTTAGCCAATTGAAGCTAATACTGGGCTATCTCTGGGGTGAATGAAGTGAATAATTTTCTCTATAGGAGCAAAGAGCAACTCTGAGGAGGGTTACTCAGAAGCTTAGCCTCAGTAGGATAATGTTGGCTCTGTGGATGATCCCTAATGTTTTCCAGTGCTTCTTAGTTTCTTAGCTAAACTAAGTGATGGCACTAACAGCTTCCAGCCCTGCTCAGGTAAAACCAATTCACTGTAGTccaagagagaaaggagaaaaacctCTTCCTAAGGAACAGAGGATTAAGGATGTATAAACATTAAGAAACCTAATTTCTATAAATTTATTCTCAAGTGAAAtctcattttttccagctgaCTTGTTCCTCTAAAGATCTAGTCAGTGCCAGAGTAGCTTAGGTGATATATATTGATTATCTGAATAGTTAATGGAAAAACTATTAGATATGAACTGTTCATGGAGAATTTCCagaataatacattttatttatccTCTACTTCAATcttgtttgaaaggaaaaatgtttatttaagtTATTCTATATGTGTGGTTTTGATCATGACTTTGTTTCTGATTCTTTGAAATAACACAACCAGTTTAGAAAATGGACAAGAAAAATTCTCTATCGAATAAAAACATGATGGCAATTCCAGCAGCCCATTTCGTCTTATGTCTTTGCTGCCCAATTTCATGAGTAGCAAAAAGGGTCATGACTGGTATATAGAATATAAAGGTGGGACCATCCCATTTCTTATCTGCTATGCTGTGTCAGTTTTGATGGGCTATTGAAGATGAAATCTCAAAAAGCAGCCCAGCGAAGGTGTGTGGAAGATACGGCATGTCTGGTACCTCCAAGGACAAAAAAGgggtttcttctcctggctcAATGCAGAGAGCAGAGGGAGTATGTCAATGCTTCTGTCTGGCTGTTGCAAATGCACAGAACTACAGCTGACCTTGTTTTGATGGAGTTTAGAGTAAAAATGGTGAGCTTTTATTACTGTGCGCCTCTCAAAATTAAGTGCTGAGAGGAGGAGGATAGCTTAAGAAGTAGAGAGAACTTGCtttagttttacttttctgttaaGATATATTTGAAACCTCAGGCTTAAAATTTGTTTCCAAGCACCCCCAACAGACAGGCCTTTCCATCAGATGCAACTTGTAATAATTGTTGGGACAAGTACTTGTGGGTTTT is a window of Columba livia isolate bColLiv1 breed racing homer chromosome 3, bColLiv1.pat.W.v2, whole genome shotgun sequence DNA encoding:
- the EPM2A gene encoding laforin isoform X1; amino-acid sequence: MLFRFGVVLPGRMTEGGGLLVAGSRPELGQWDPQRAVPMKPARPAAPLPAQEPALWLAEVVLQDEDASSPFWYKFLRRRGGDLLWEGNGPHHDRICVYNQSNVVDGVYCLPIAHWIEVSGHTDEMKHTTDFYFNIAGHQAIHYSRILPNIWLGSCPRQLEHVTVKLKHELGVTAVMNFQTEWDVVQNSWGCNRYPEPMSPEILIKLYKEEGLAYVWMPTPDMSTEGRIQMLPQAVFLLHGLLENGHTVYVHCNAGVGRSTAAVSGWLKYVMGWSLRKVQYFLASRRPAVYIDEEALNCAEPDFYQKFGHLRSSCKILE
- the EPM2A gene encoding laforin isoform X2; its protein translation is MFFFCRNAGKVNLWNKNLCSCPRKQKWVSFEGNGPHHDRICVYNQSNVVDGVYCLPIAHWIEVSGHTDEMKHTTDFYFNIAGHQAIHYSRILPNIWLGSCPRQLEHVTVKLKHELGVTAVMNFQTEWDVVQNSWGCNRYPEPMSPEILIKLYKEEGLAYVWMPTPDMSTEGRIQMLPQAVFLLHGLLENGHTVYVHCNAGVGRSTAAVSGWLKYVMGWSLRKVQYFLASRRPAVYIDEEALNCAEPDFYQKFGHLRSSCKILE
- the EPM2A gene encoding laforin isoform X3, with protein sequence MKHTTDFYFNIAGHQAIHYSRILPNIWLGSCPRQLEHVTVKLKHELGVTAVMNFQTEWDVVQNSWGCNRYPEPMSPEILIKLYKEEGLAYVWMPTPDMSTEGRIQMLPQAVFLLHGLLENGHTVYVHCNAGVGRSTAAVSGWLKYVMGWSLRKVQYFLASRRPAVYIDEEALNCAEPDFYQKFGHLRSSCKILE